The region GCGGGAAGTAATGTGATAGGTAAGACCGGGCATCTGTACACGCAATTTCCGTGCCATACGTATTCCTCCTATAAGTATAGTAATATGCTATTACGCTTCTGCTGTATACAACGCTTTTGGTGGGAAAAATTAAAAGGAATTGGGAAAAATTTTGTACTTTTTGATAAAAAAATTTAAAAACATGGGGTCAGAGCGTCATAAAAGAGCTTAATAAACAGGATAGGTAATAAATATAGGGTCAAATCATACTATCTTCACAACCCCATCACAACTTCATGCAAACCCCGAAGGGGTGATATTATTGTAAGGGGTCAGAGCCTCACCCTCCCCATCTTTGCGATCTCTATGTGAAACAAAAATTAATCATCTTGCTGAGAATACAGAGTACACAGAGTGGTGGGGTCAGAGCATTATAAGTAGATCCTGAATCAAGATCAGGATGACTTGTTGCCTATACGTCATTCCGGGCTTGACCTGGAATCTCTTGTTCCCACTAATGAGTTCCTGAATCACGTTCAGGATAACCGCACTGAATCATTCCTGAAATAAATTCTGGACATGGTTCAGGATGACACGCTATTATTTACTACAAAATCTCTAAGGGGTGAAATTATTGTAAGGGGTCAGAGCTATTCATGAATATACTAACTATCCAACGATATGCAAACAACGGCTTTGGAATAGGATTTATTGATGGTAAAACCGTATTTGTTCCCTATAGCGCTGTGGGTGATACTGTTGCTGTTACTATCACTCGCCAAGCAAAAAACTACTGCTTTGCTTCAATTACCGATATCATAACCCCTTCACCCATTCGTATTAGGCCCCAATGTCCAGTATTTACTCACTGTGGCGGATGCGATTTTCTTCACATTCCGTATAAAGAAGAACTTTCAATAAAAAAAGACTTATTCCAGAATACCTTGACACACATTGGTGGTCTTCCACACCATATACTGCCAGAAATTGAGCTAATCTACAGTGAACGATTCCATTACAGAAGCCACGCCACCCTTCAATCAGATGGTACGCATATAGGCTTTTATAAGAAGGATTCTCATAATGTTGAGCCAATTCCAGCACAGGGTTGCTTACTTCTCCATGAAGAATTAAATACGTACATACTCAGCAAATCGTGGGATAGCTACACTAACAACTCCATCAAAATTGCTATCGATGCGCAGGGCATTCTATGCTCTGACCCCACTACAGTTATAACAGAACAGGAATGTGGCATCACCTATACACGAAGTGTTAATACATTCTTTCAGGCAAATAGATTTCTTAGAAGCAAGATGCTTCTTGTTGTTGACGAACTATCGCAAAGTTTTACATCATTTCTTGATGCAGGATGTGGTGTTGGCTTTTTCAGTATATATGTAGCCAAACGGATGCAAGGCACTGGTATTGATACTAATATCCAGAGCATTGAATGGGCAAAACACAATGCAAAACATAATAACGTAAATGTAGATTTTCACACAATTAGCATTGAGAACTATCACCCCTTTAAACATGACCATAAATGTGTTATCATTGACCCACCTCGTCAGGGCATATCAAAGAGGGGAAGAAAGACTATTGTTGCAATGAATCCTGCAGGCATTATATATGTTTCCTGCAATCCTGTAACCTTTGCCCGTGACGTCAAAAGCTTTATTGACAGTAACTATCGCTTACAAAAATTATTTATTATTGATATGTTCCCGTGCACTCATCACACCGAAGTAATTGGGTTTTTGACAAAATAGACTACTTCAAAGCGAACGTCAATCCCTGCACAAACGTCATGCGCTCTTTGCCAATAGTATCAGGAATGGGTGGGAAAGGTGAAGCGCTGTGTATTGCCTTAAGCGCAGCATCATCTAAAAGTGCTGAACCTGAAGAACGTATCATCATAGCCGATAGTAGATTGCCATTTTTATCTATGGTGAATTTAATATAGGTTTTTCCCTCAATACCGTCCTTGCGTGCTGTAGCTGGATATACTAATGCTTCCTGAATACGCTGCCGTATCATATCTGTATATCGCATGGTTATACTCTGGCTGTCCTCATTGGATACCATATACTGTGATGCCATGATACCACCCTGCTTAACAGGCTTTGTAGGATTATTCTTTAGCCTGGTTGTATCACCGGCATTTTCAACATGTGGCAGCATTGTATATGTATGCATGGTAACATTCAATGTGTGTTGTTGCATATCCACGGTGCTGCCTCCAAACGACACACAAAGAAAAAAACCATGCACAACAACTGAAATAAAGAATGCATAATATACAATGTTTCTATTTTTGTGAGGCATTATTTTCTTCCATGCTTGTTGCTATCACCAGGTCTTTAACCTGTGTTTGCTTTATGATATCAATTACCTGCACCACCATGCCAAGTTGTACCGTTTTATCGGCTTTCAGGATAATAGTCTTTGAAGCAGCCGATAGTGTGGAAAGCATTTCTTTAAGTGCTGAAAGCTCAACCTTTGTGGCATTGCAATAGATGGCATTACTACCAGTAATATATATCTCAATATTGTTTCTTTGCACAGTAACAGCCGAATTTGCTTTGGGCAACGACACTTCAATACCAGGATTGGTAACATAATATGACGTGAGTGCAAAAAAAAGTAATAGCTGGAACACAACATCAATAAGCGGTGCTATATTCAAATCAATCACCACCTTCTTTCTTCGTTCAATAAAAAGCCTTTCAGCACTCATTGCTTTATAACCTCTAACATATCGCTGATTAACTCCTTTAGCGCACCGGTAATATCATCAATCCTGTCTTCAAAATAATGGTAGGCAATAATGGTGGGAATAGCAACAATCAATCCAGCTGCTGTGGTTATCAGCGCTTCCCATATACCACCAGCCAGTGCTGATGGATTGACCTGTCCCTGCATATTCTGAATGCCCATGAACACCTTTATCATCCCGGTAACTGTCCCCAAAAGGCCCAAAAGTGGTGCAATATTGCCAATTATAGCAAGCCAGTTTAACCGCTGTTCTAAGTTGCGAACATAAAACGTGGCAAATCGTACTAACTTATGCTCAGCCTCATGCAATTCATAGTCTATGGTATAATCTTTTTCTAGATCCAGGACACAAGCCATATCCTTAACTATACCGGGGCATTCTGGAATAGTTTCTTTATTCAATGCATTCGCAATAAACTGCTGTTTAAAAATATTAATCGCATTCCATACATATGGTCGGGACTTTAGTAATACATATAACCGTTCTATAAATATTGCCAGTGACAAAACTGAACATAGCAAAATGGGCCACATTACCGGGCCACCCTTTTGGAATATAGCAAACATACCCGTTACTCTTTTTTACATTTTTGCTACTACATAAATAGTATAGTAAAATTTTGACAACTTATTTATAAATTTTTTAAAATTTTGTATTATTGTTATTATATATAATCCCTTATCACATGCATAATATTATAGTAAATAAGGGAACTTCTAAAAAAATGTTTTTTGGGGATTACCCCTTGTGGGCACAAATAATAGGATAAATCCGCTTTTTATTACATGAATAATTTCAGAAGAAAGCAGTTTTTTAAGGTGCCCATAATTTGTACTAGTAAACAATTTTTTTGTATCTAGTACATACATTTCTAATGCACCTTTTGTAATTATTGTGTTGGGCAATTGTATTTATGTAATATTTATTGCATTTTTAATGTTTTATTACTATTCATGGCAAGTATTCATTTTATATAAATAAGTATATTTTAATAAAAATATAAAAAAATGTATTGAAAAAATTACCAGTAATGATTTATATTGAATATGGTATAGGCAAGTGTAATGGGTGATATATTCTATACACCATATTCTGGAGTATGTATAAAAAACGCAAACATCTTTTAAGGTTTACTAAGGAGTTGCATATGGCAGCTATAAAGGAAAAAATTATTATAAAAAATACAACCAGGAAAGGGCGGAAAAAATCATCATATTTACCACCTGATTATAAAACATTGCAAGAAGTTATTGATGGAATTGAACGTGACTACATCCTGCATACCCTGGAACTAACTAACTGGAATCTTCAGAAAACCAGTAGGGTTTTGGATATTGCGCGTAACACACTGAAAGCTAAAATGAAGAAATATAATATTGATCTGCAATAGTTTCATCTACAATAAAGCAAAAACAATGAAACCTGAAATGATCAATAATCCCAAAAGTAGTGCGATGTAAACAAATAGCATATTTTCATTACTTTCTTCCTTTTTCTGTTCTTGTTTATCCGTTTCAATCTTTACATTTTCTTCTTCTATTATTTTAACCAGTACATTTTTTGCCACAAGAGCATATATTGCATAGCCACCAGTTGAAAGCGAGACCTTTTCTTTAATCCGAGCCTTCACCGGAAGGTATTGTCCATCACTGGTTATTGCGTTGAACATACGTGCAATCTTATCGGATACAGGGTCTTTGCCACTGAGCATCACTGTAATCTTTTCCCCCGCTTTTATATCATTGATATATTTACCTTTAACAGGGGACACAATAACAGAACCGGGAATAACATATTCTACCTGTGCTTCAATTTCGCGCATTTTTATCTCATCGGGGCTAAGCTCCTCTTGCTTTTGCTCCTGTTCTCCTGGCAATTCCATTGGTATATTTTCAACTTCCAGGGTTAAAGAAGATGTTTTGTCTATCTCAATCTGGCATTCTGCATTTTGTGAAAAATATTTACCTATAATTTCCTCAAATAATTCTGAAACAAGCTGGATATTTTGAGCTTTGGCTGGTTCATATATATCATACCCTTCTATTGCATCAGCTAAATGATTGGTAAACTTATACGAATCTTCTGTAGCTCCACCTAAATCACCAACAATATCACCAAATAAATTATAAAATTGCTTCCATGCATCAAAAATGCGAATTTTATTGTAAATATCACTATATGAGGTTACCAGTGAGTTAATATTAATTATATAATTATATTCAACATTCAGGAAAATATAAAAAGCACCTACTTTGCCCGCCTTAAACCTTCCCTTAATAACAGCAACATCCTGCAAAATTCCTGCAGCCATCTGGCGGGCTTTTTCCAGATTCCCATTTGTATATTTTAAAGCCTTGTTTATAAGCTGGGTCTGATCATTGAATGAATCATATTGGGTATTATCTGACATTTATACTTCAACCTCTTCGTCAGCTAAACTTTTTTCAATTATTTCATATTTTTTCTGGGGAGTTAATCCAATAATACGTTTAATGCACTGAGTAACCTGCTCTTTATAGTGAGAAGGAACCTCCAGTATGAAATAACCATTTTCCAGATTATTTATAATATGAACTTTATTCTCCGGAATTTTCAACCCCAAAAGTGGGCCATAAAATTTTATAATATATTCGGGTGATATGTATTTGACAAATAACCTGGAAACACCCATCTTTATTCTTCTAACTGGCTTGTACTGCTGGTATTTGGTTTTTATCAATTCATCAAATGATGAAGGGTTTTTGGCAATAATAACGGCAATGGTACCTTCCTGAGATTCAAGAACCTGCATATAGCTATAAAGATTCTTATATGAAGCTAAAAGCCCAAATAATGAATCATCTTCACTTTCTTTCTTTTTAATAATCTGTTTCATGGTAGTATAGATATTACCTGATTAAATTAATCCGGCATAATCACAATTTATTCAATTATACAGGAAGTTATTTATTTATCAAGTATTTTACTAAATAGCATGGAATACATTGTCATTATCTATCTTTCTTACTGCACGCATTTCATACAAACGCATCAGGCAATTTTGTGCTTCGGTTTCTGATACATGCAAAAATGACGCAATATCAACGCCAGTTGCCTGTTTGTTTATGACACAGTATTCAATGATATCCTTTTCCATTTCTGATACAGATCCCAACGCATGACATCCATTTTTACATAATCTATCGGTCATAACTATATACCGCTTTTGATCATGAGTCATTCTAATCACCTGATCAACAATATATTCCACATTATCAGTTATATTGACTAACTTGATATAAAATGGAAAAGTATTTGTTTGCGATAGTTCTAATAAAGGTACAATGCACTCATCAACAAATGAAGCATCAACTGAGCGTATGCCATCAAAATCAATGATTACCACTTCATGTTGGGCAAGATGTTTTAGCTTTTCTTGAATTTTCTGAAATAACAATTTGCCAATATACCGTGTAAACAAATCAGTGCTTTTACGCGTTATGGCAACTGCTGTTGCTAATTTTTTTATTTCAATTACCATTATTTCATCCAATAAGTGTGATTGAAAACTGTGTACCTGGAAAAGATGGGCAATCATCTTTCAGAAATATATAACTCCCTCTTGATGAACGGCGATGATGTAAAACACTGATATACGCATTTTCTGAACGTAAAAAAATTGAACCTTTCAGTTGTTCCATAATGGCATTAACCTGGCACAAACCATATCCATAGCGGCGTTTACTTGAAAGTGGTGTTGTTAAAACAGTTTGCAGCAACTTTGCATTGGACAATGTTTTAATTTCAGGCATATATTCAAATGTTCCCGGTATTCCAATACCTGAATCAACAATAGCTATTCGGAATATGCGCTCATTTAAATACATATAGCTCTGAATGGCAATAAACCCTGAATCTAAACTGTGTTCAAAAATATTCTGGCATATTTCTGAAATGACGGTAACAAGATAATCCACCATGGTTAACGTCAACCAGTGTTTTAAAATGACAAGGGCTCGCTTTCTGAAAGTAGCTATAACTTTTGCAATAACTTTAACACTTTCCTTTTCTTTCCCCGGTATTTCAATAACCTCAAGCAACCGTGAGGAAGCCATGCTTCGCCTCAGCTGTTTGTGCTTATCCAGTGTTTCTTCACAATCAAATATAGTATGAGCAAAGAAATCCATCCTTGCCATATACTGCAATATTTGTGACGGGATGCGATGCAAAGTCAACTTGTTCCCTGTTAATCGCAGGTAATTTCGACCAATAAGAAGCAAACATAATAATGAATAAGGGTCAATAAAAGTCACATGAGACAAATCAAGCCCTTTAGCTTTCTGATTGATTATATGCTGGTACAGGGCAATAACCGATTCAAAGCTGAAAGGGTCCTTACATTGATCAGGAAGTTGAATGATAGCCACTGATCATCCTTTACGTAAAATTTAAGAAAATGAGGACGTAACTATTCCTTATGTATAATAATCGACATTTTATCATCATTTTTCACTATTTATTCCCAAATGATGCTTGCATGGATATATTAATGAGTGTATTGGTATACTAATCGCAAACTATCTGAAGCGTATTAAAAAAGAATAAAAGTGGGTAATGCATATGTTACAGGATAATGAGATAGAAATTTTAATTGCCAAACTACGAAATAAATACGATGAATATGCACATAAATATAACCCCCGCTGGTTTAACAAAGAGGCATTTGAAGAGCGCTTACAGTCTGCACTGCGAAACAAAATTGATCTAGAAGCTTTTATTATAGCTGAAATTGCCCATTTTGAAACAATACGAAAGCGTTATGAGGAGAAAAAAAGTGAAAGCAGTTTCAGTAAAAAAGTTGATGTGCTCATTGAAGAATTGACCGCAAAAATTAAAAAATATCCAAAGATTGAATTCCACCCAAAAGCACATTTTGAGATTATGCATATGTATGGTGCATGTAATGAGTTGCTTGAGCTTTATTTCCCTGTTTTATGGATTATCCTTGATGACCATAGCAAACTGTATGAATTTGAGCAGCAGTTACAGTATGTATCTTCATATAATCCAAAACGTTTTTCAAAACGAATTGAAGACCATATAGCACTTTTACGGAGACCATCTGTTACGTATATAGAAATTGAAAAAGACAAAAATGAATATTTAAAAGAATGTGCTTTCCTCCTGCACCAGATATTCCAATGGCTATCTGATATCCTGTTATATGTTAGCAATGGTAATCACATATCATTTTCAAAGCTTTACGTAAGCCAGGAAAAACGAAAAAAAATTATAGCACAATTTCAGGGTGACACAGCCCCATCAGCAATAAGAAAAATTCAAGCATATATAGCTGGTATAATAGAAGACTTTAGACTACAGGCTTTTAAGAAAAGTTAAATTTTTTTAAAGCAAATTAACGTGACGTCATCTTCTAATGGTGCATACTCAGTGAACTCATACATACTTCCACATATCGAGTGTAACAATTCTACCAGGTTTTCATGTGCATTTGTAACTATTGTATCTTTTAACCGTTGATCTCCATACAGAGTTTTTAAGGCAGGATTCATGGATTCGGTTAAACCATCAGTATATAAAAACAACATATCGCCACTTTGCATCGTAATTGTATTATCCTGGTAATCCATGTCATCAAAAACCCCTAACAACCCACCGGTATTGGGTAACTCTTCAATGGTGTGGGAATTATGCTTATAATAGTATAGTGGAGGATGACCACCAGATGTATAAAATATTCTACCATCGGGATATAGTCTGCAAATTACTGCTGTTCCAAAGTAATATAACCCTTTGCCATCAGCAATCATCTGCCGGTTAACCTTATACAACACTTTAGCCGGGGATTGTTCATTGAAGCTGAATGTGCGGATAAGTGTACGCATTGCATTACCAATGTAAGACGATGCTATCCCATGGCCGGATACATCACAAAGGACAATCTGGTAAACACCTTTTTCAATATAAAATCCATCAAAAAAATCACCTGAGATATCTTCCGCTGGCAGAAATGTTGAGGCTATTTCATATCCATTTATGTTTCTGAATTTTGGTAATTGTGCAACTTGTATCTGCCGTACTTTTGATATTTCATCACGATATATTTTATTTTGCTTCTGAACATACTCGTAAATCTCAGTTCTGCTTATTATGACTCTTATGATTTCTGCTAATAATCCAATAAGATTTTTTTCATCCGGAGTGTAAGGAACATTACTGACAAAAAATACATATCCATACTGCTGCAGGGATATGCTGGCAATATATACTTGAGTAGTGGATTCAAAGAAAAATGAAACAGGTTCAATAGCATTTTGAGTAATAACCCTGTGAAGTTTAGGAATAAGGGATTGCCAGGATTCATGTGAAATTAATTTTAATACTGTATATTTCCCTGTCTTAAGCTTATTAAATATAAATAATCCATCTAGTTGAATAATATATTTAATATGGAGGAACAATGCTACAAGAGTATCAATGTCATCAATTTTAATACACTTTTTAATAAAATCATTCAGTTGTAATAATCGATTTTTTATATCTTTTTGATATTCCAATGAATGCTCAAGCTTTCGCTTAATCTCAATCATCAGAGCACATCGGCGTAATTTTGAAAATAGTATAAACTTGTTAAAAGGCTTTATGATATAATCCATAACGCCAATGCTGTATGCCCTGATCAAAGTTTGTTCATCGTTTGTAGCTGTCAATATATACAGGATAACATCTTCATACTGATTCTGGCTTCTGATCCATTTACACACATCAAGGCCATGTGCATCTGGCAAATGTAAATCTATAATTGCAATATCAGGGTTAAATTCTTCTATAACTTCCTGGAACTGGCCAAACGATGTTGTAGTTTTAACATTATAGCCAGCTAACATTGAAGCAAGCATCTTGCCAATGAAGGGGTCATCATCCAGAACAAGAATTCGTATTGGTTCAACATCCATATCATTTCCCTTAAATTATACAATGAATTGTATATCCTCAATACAGTTTTTTCAAGTGTATTTTTTAGGTTACATATTTAACAAATAATCAGCAATAATTCCTTAAAAAATTTCATAATGAATATAGTGTACACCCCAGCCGCCGAAGGCGGCGGGGGTGTACACTATTTTATATTTTATTCAAATTTCCACATTTAGGAATAATTAGTGACAAATAATCATCATTTTCTTTGTGTGCTCATTAAAGCTTTTTACTATGGACTAAAACTTCCCACAGTATTCTTAAATAGAACATATTGAGCAAATTGTGCCCATTGTTTGAAGGCGGGGTAATCTATACTTTTCATGAATACTTTGATAGGGAAGTTTCATAAAAGTTAGATTCCATACATCCATCTACAAATATCATATTAAAAGCAATTCTTTTCCATGAAATACATTATATTACCTGCAACGGTATATATGGCAGCCTGAGATATAATAGCATGAACTATCGCCAAAATACAAAAAGTTTTGTTGAAAATATTTACTGGCTGATGTACATAGTATTATAGACTTGTCCTTAGCAATTTTCTACACCACATAAAATGCAGTAAGTATTTATTATTTTTGTGGAGGTAACACTATGGTGTATGTGTACAGCATTATTATAATTATTATTGTAATTCTTTTCAAGAGGATGATAAAGATTGTCCCTCGTGATTCTATCTGCATTATTGAAAAAAAACTCAAATATCATAAAACGTTACTGCCGGGATTACATATTATCAGCCCGTTTGTTTCTGCGCGGATTGTTCCCGTTGAAAAAAGGGAGGGGGTACCGGTATCACAGGAAATAGAATTTGGCGATAGCTCCAAACAAAAACTAACAGTCAGGACAACATTCTTGTTATGGGATCCCTATACACCGTTTTTTACCTTTGAGAAGTTAGACCAGGAAATGAGCAATAAGGCATTCCAAGAACTGTCAAAATGTGCCGCTGGTTATACCAAACAGGAATTTGAAAAAAATTTTGATGTCGTAAAACAAAAATGTCTTGAATCATTAAATCAGTTTGGAAAAGAGTACGGTATTGAATTTACAAGCTTAGATATTTCAGAATGATTTCAGTTCAAAATTTAGCTAAACGATTTGGCAGCACACTTCTTTTTGAAGATGTCACCTTTACAATCGGCAGTAAAGAAAAGGTAGGGCTTGTTGGTCGCAACGGACTGGGAAAGACAACGTTGCTTAAAATCATTGCTGGCATTGAACAGCCTGATGAAGGCAGTGTGTCTGTACCACGCCATTACACCATTGGCTATATGTCACAGCAGCTTTATTGTACAAAACCGCTGGTCCGCGATGAAGCGCTATCGCTTTTGCCTGAATCCGAGCAGCATGAATACTGGCGTGCTGAAAAAATTTTATCGGGGCTGGGATTTACCACCAGTGACATGCTAAAAAGGGTGGATGAACTTTCAGGTGGATTTCAGGTACGCCTGCAGCTAGCAAAAACCCTTATACTGAACCCTGATATGCTGCTACTGGATGAGCCAACCAACTACCTTGATATTACTTCTATCCGCTGGTTAGCTAGTTTTTTACAAAACTGGTCAGGTGAGCTTCTATTTATTACGCATGACAGAGGTTTCATGGATTCCATTGTTACCCACACTCTTGGGATTCATCGCAACCGGATAAAAAAAATAAAGGGCAATACCCAGCAATTCTATGAGCAAATTGCACTTGAAGAAGAAATATATGAAAAAACCCGCATCAACGATGAGCGCAGAAAAAAAGAAATAGAAGAATTTATTTCACGATTCAGGGCAAAAGCACGGCTTGCCAACCTGGTACAGTCTAGAATCAAGACTATAGAAAAGATGCAAAAAAGAGAAAAGCTAATACCATTAAAAAATCTGGATTTTGAATTCAGGTACAAGCCCATAACAGCAAAATATGTTGTGCAGGTTGATTCTATTTCATTTGGTTATGATGAAACACCTTTAATACACAACCTTTCATTTTCGGTAGCTTCCGGCGATAGAATCTGCATAATAGGCCCAAATGGCAAAGGGAAAACCACACTGTGCAAACTCCTTGCAGGCAGCCTGCAGCCTCAATCAGGAACTATCACCAAAGCATTAGGTGTTGAAACAGGATATTTTGAGCAAACAAATATTTCAACATTAAACCCCAATGCTACCATAGAAGATGAGATTTTCTACAGCGATCCTGATAACAACAAACAGCTTGCACGCAATATATGCGGCTCTCTTCTTTTTGAAGGTGATGATGCATTAAAACCTGTGTCGGTTCTTTCAGGCGGTGAAAAGAGCCGGGTTCTGTTGGGGAAAATTCTGGTTAAGCCAATAAATCTTCTTATACTGGATGAGCCGTCTAATCACTTAGACATGGAAGCCTGCGATGCATTGCTTACGGCTATCGACAGCTTTGAAGGCGCTGTGATACTGGTTACCCATAATGAACTTTTCCTTCGAGCTATCGCACAGCGATTAATCGTTTTTCAAAATAATACCATAAGCATTTTTGAAGGCGATTACGAACGCTTTCTGGAAAAAGTAGGCTGGATTTCAGAATCAGATACATCAAAGGCAGATAATACAGAACAGTCTGAAGGCAAGCTCAACAAAAAAGAATTACGAAGGATTCGTTCACAATTACTGCAGCAAAAGCAGAGTGAATGCAGACCATTGCAGCAGCGCATTGAGCATATTGAAAATGAAATCATGCATTACGATAATCTTTTAAAACAATATAATGCTGATATTATCATTGCATCACAATCACAGAAGAGCAGTGAAATTCAGCGTTTATCCATTGAAATTAATAAACTGGAAAAAACATTGAGCAGCTTGTATGATGAACTTGAAGAACTTATGGAATTGCATGAAGAAAAGAACCGCCACTATGATAGATTAATTCAGGAATATGCATAATAAAGGAGTAAAAATTTTTCAGTAATAATTCCTTAAAAAATTTCATAATGAATATAGTGTACCCCCCCGCCGCCGAAGGCGGCGGGGGGGGTACACTATTTAATATTTTATTCAAATTTCTACATTTAGGAATAATTAGTGAAATTTTTTCACTAATTTTACTTACTATTGCTTTTTGTTTTTTAAGCTTTTAACTGCATTTTCAATAACATTGCGCAACTCATCAGGAGTGAATGGCTTGGGGATATAATCAAAAGCTCCTGCCTTCAATGCCTGCCGTGCTGTTTCAACCGTTGCATAACCGGTAAATATAATGACAATTACCTCCGGGTACCTTTTTTTTATTTCCTCTAATAGCTGCATGCCATCCATGCCCGGCATCATGAGATCGGTAACAACAATATCATATTTCTTTTTTTCAAGATTATCCAGCGCAGTTTGCCCTGAATATGCGGTTTCAATTTCATAGTCCAGTTTCTGCAGC is a window of Spirochaetota bacterium DNA encoding:
- a CDS encoding ABC-F family ATP-binding cassette domain-containing protein → MISVQNLAKRFGSTLLFEDVTFTIGSKEKVGLVGRNGLGKTTLLKIIAGIEQPDEGSVSVPRHYTIGYMSQQLYCTKPLVRDEALSLLPESEQHEYWRAEKILSGLGFTTSDMLKRVDELSGGFQVRLQLAKTLILNPDMLLLDEPTNYLDITSIRWLASFLQNWSGELLFITHDRGFMDSIVTHTLGIHRNRIKKIKGNTQQFYEQIALEEEIYEKTRINDERRKKEIEEFISRFRAKARLANLVQSRIKTIEKMQKREKLIPLKNLDFEFRYKPITAKYVVQVDSISFGYDETPLIHNLSFSVASGDRICIIGPNGKGKTTLCKLLAGSLQPQSGTITKALGVETGYFEQTNISTLNPNATIEDEIFYSDPDNNKQLARNICGSLLFEGDDALKPVSVLSGGEKSRVLLGKILVKPINLLILDEPSNHLDMEACDALLTAIDSFEGAVILVTHNELFLRAIAQRLIVFQNNTISIFEGDYERFLEKVGWISESDTSKADNTEQSEGKLNKKELRRIRSQLLQQKQSECRPLQQRIEHIENEIMHYDNLLKQYNADIIIASQSQKSSEIQRLSIEINKLEKTLSSLYDELEELMELHEEKNRHYDRLIQEYA
- a CDS encoding response regulator, whose amino-acid sequence is MKDILAKILIVDDEDIVLKSCLRVLQKLDYEIETAYSGQTALDNLEKKKYDIVVTDLMMPGMDGMQLLEEIKKRYPEVIVIIFTGYATVETARQALKAGAFDYIPKPFTPDELRNVIENAVKSLKNKKQ